A window from Sphingobacterium hotanense encodes these proteins:
- a CDS encoding sugar phosphate isomerase/epimerase family protein, translated as MNSRREFLRNLGLVAAGVTIAPSLDVFAAKKSWFDISLAEWSLHKKLFKGDLKNIDFPEYTAKNFGIYGVEYVNQFFKDKAQDMTYLKDLNNRAKDNGVKNVLIMIDGEGSLGDRDENKRLKAVENHHKWIDAANFLGCRAIRVNAAGEGTKEEVKDQVVKSLSALADYGKKGKINVIVENHGGISSHGDWLADVLKTVNKKNCGSLPDFGNFYEYDRYQGVTDLMPYAKGVSAKSHAFDANGNETGIDYAKMMDIVKEAGYKGYVGIEFEGDKISEDEGIKLTKALLERFK; from the coding sequence ATGAACTCAAGAAGAGAATTTTTAAGAAATCTAGGGTTAGTTGCAGCTGGAGTAACCATTGCACCTTCTTTAGATGTTTTTGCAGCGAAGAAAAGCTGGTTTGATATTTCTTTGGCTGAATGGTCATTGCATAAGAAGTTGTTCAAAGGGGATTTGAAAAATATTGACTTCCCAGAGTATACAGCGAAGAATTTTGGTATTTACGGAGTTGAATATGTAAATCAATTCTTTAAGGATAAAGCTCAGGATATGACTTACTTAAAGGATTTGAACAATAGAGCGAAAGATAATGGTGTTAAGAATGTTTTGATCATGATCGACGGTGAGGGTTCATTAGGAGATCGCGATGAAAACAAACGTTTAAAGGCGGTTGAAAATCATCATAAATGGATTGATGCGGCAAATTTCTTAGGATGTCGTGCAATCCGCGTAAATGCTGCAGGTGAGGGAACGAAGGAAGAGGTAAAAGACCAAGTAGTAAAAAGTCTTTCTGCTTTAGCTGATTACGGTAAGAAAGGAAAGATAAATGTAATCGTTGAGAACCATGGCGGGATTTCATCTCATGGCGACTGGTTAGCGGATGTATTGAAAACGGTGAACAAAAAGAACTGCGGTAGTCTTCCGGATTTTGGTAACTTCTATGAGTACGACCGTTATCAAGGAGTAACTGATTTGATGCCATATGCAAAAGGGGTGAGCGCGAAGTCGCATGCTTTTGATGCAAATGGCAATGAAACAGGTATCGATTATGCTAAAATGATGGATATTGTGAAGGAAGCTGGATACAAAGGCTATGTTGGAATTGAGTTTGAAGGCGATAAAATCAGCGAAGATGAGGGTATCAAATTAACGAAAGCCTTGTTGGAGCGTTTTAAATAG